CATTTCTATAGAAGATAGGAAAGAATTAGGGAGAATACTGAATTTTGAGAAAACTAATCTAGCCGGGAAAGTAAGGAACAATGGATGCGGAATAGCACTTATATCAGAGTTCAATGAGAAAACTAAAGCATCAGAGTTTATTCTCAATGAATTAGAAaccaattaaattattttaatttatgttATGTTGAGACTATAAAACAAAGACATCCTGTACAAAATGTATggtaaatattattatgtaTTACACATGACTAGTttatacttaaaaaatgtgCTAGACTGTCTTAATTTCAATATACCAAGcctgtaaaaaaatttatctctTTTTTGTAGATTGAGCTTACACCTTgagatatatttttaagattatATACGTGAActaatacaaattttattgtctttatattttctaaatatatctataaataatatatatgtatTCCTTAGTCTATAGTGAAGAACGTATATCAACTATTATTGTACATCGTATATAACACGAGTATTAAAATTCTAGGTTTCACATTAAATGTTTGATgtgtaattttaaaatcaatttacatttaaaattataaaattaaaaatttttgtaattatatCTAAAATTCGTGAAAGTAACGGTCTATTATGGAACACTTATAATATGTCTTATAATTTAACTATATTTAATAGGCAAAGTATTTTAAGTAGTAATATTTGCAagttaaaataaagaaaaacatgttatatttaagatcagtttttttttcatcaaGTTTCAAATAACGTAAATAACAAGATgtacaaattatatttaacgatagtacaaattaaaatgcCAAcaattcatttataaataaaaaatttattatagaaGACCTGAGTTagtgaaaataaaattttttatacagaTTTTTACAAAGGTTTAGCCCCCATAGTGCCATgtttgaatttataaacaCATGATTGAATTATTTATACCcataaagaaaagaaaagaaagTTTCCCATAACTACTAATTTAACAAACAcgtttttaaagttttcgAATACGGAAAACGATCTATAGCCGAAATATCGAATAAAGTTGATTTACATAGTAACCCCGTTGCATTTATCGTAAGTAAACAGCTACATCAACCTGTTGGGCCCAATCTGCAGATCGGCCAAAGCAAAATACTTTCGTATAAAGAgtgtatataaaaacatagtTGATTGTGCAAACGATATGACTCTACATGAAATTTTAACGAGTTGAATATACGAACAAATGTATATTTGACTATATCTTATATAGAGAACCCCGGCACAACAAGAAAAATGCTCTCTTTATTCCTGTCGAACGTAATTTCCtggataaaataaataaaaagtgtTTTATGCCTTTGAAATTAGTAGGTACATAGTTTAAAACCttgttttttgataaaactGGGTCCAATACTCACACAACACGTAGTGACGGATACTCAGAGAACACTACTCAAGCCTATACAAGTGTGTAAGCAAATCTTGACCAAAAAATTAGCTGCATGTGCGtaattacaataaatgGATTTTGGCACTTGAGTATACTCGTGAAGCGTTTAACTTTAAGAGTTTATGAATCAACTTTCTATGTTCTCTTGAATAATCAGGGTACAGTTTCATAATAAGTAATGCTAATTTTCATCATTCGCGGgaagttttacaaaaattaaataatctaGGCATCATTCAAAGATTTCTGCCTCCTTATTCTCAGGAATTAATTCCATCGAAGAATTCTTTCAATGTTTAAggcaaaattttataattgcattttcaaaaaagtCCAATTTAAACAAGTCTTGATAATGTTTTGAGTTGAGATTATGGACGTGAGTATCCTGGGGTTTATAGAAACATGACAGGCCGCCTAGAAAAAGCAGAGCAAAAgtagattttattttaaaacttatttatttatttccaaattttaaatttttatagcaCTATAAAAATTCGAACTTGGCACTTTAGAAATTCATCATGGGAATATGACGATTCAATCCCCTGTAATATACAATGAATACCACCTTggtatgaaaaattttataatcgAGGGGTCTAAGTAAAAACgcactttaaaaaaaatataccaATTTGCCAAAAATATAAGGCTCTTCgttaaatatagaaaattattagaaatttttgcaCAGCTTCGCCGTGATTTtaagtataaaaatctagtttaaaatacaaacataaatttataaaaactcaGTGTCATATTTTAGGAGTTGTCGATTATATGTATTCTACTATACATTACATAATTCTATTTGGtcactaaaaaatttacttatataaataaaaatcttttgatTCTTAGTCTCATGTGATGCGATTCATTGTTTTTGACATTCGCCGCGAGATTTTTGAAGGCTGTCTTGAAACAATAACTTAAAGATTAAGTAAAttgattgtttttttttgaatgaAATGTACGAAGTCCTGATGCTTAAAATTTGTTGATTATGTTTTTTCCTGGATACTATTTGAcaattaaaagttttatattgatttttgacttcgctttattaaattttttctcttaCCATTTAATTGTTTTCAACAAATAGATCTCAAAGTacatgtatttttattgaagatatgttctttattaattctaactactagttttttatttatttatctgacaaaaaaatacttctaattttttacataaaattcGAATGATTTATGACAGCTAGTAACAAAGTAgtgttttataaatctgtcttctttttatattagaattaaaatcattcttctctttatatataaaaatttttcactacccttttatgatattttctatgttctttttatttacttttcAATCTACTTCTTTGACATCCACTTCCGATCTTAACGTACCATCGTACATTGATGATTACTTGGAATCGGCCATCCACGACAGAATTCTTCTATCAAATTACGATCATATACTCAGACTAACCTATCACAATTTAAAATGGCTATCTCATACTAACAAAATAGGCGTaagatattatttaatgtcATTCGACGAgataagtaaaaattttatacaatacGACGATCTTAAacagatattttttcaaagtaATGTCACGtcagaatataaaaagttttatatgGATGTTTACCAAAGGCTGCAGTTGGGGAACGTCAGTTTAGCGTCTTTGGAtgaatttacaaataactTTAAGCAGCCACTGATTTTTCCACTGAAAAATATACCTGCTAGTGATATTTTGTATGAAGACgtaaatagaaaaatattggAGGATATCAAAAGAATAAATGATCTTATAGAGATATACTGTGGgtttatatataaagtAAGATCtatatatttctattttaaaacagGCATTACAAAGCaataaaatacattatTTAATCATTTAACTTGCAatcaatatattaaaacaatttttttattaatataactTATAGgtgatataaaaatgagtaaaaaatattttatttagattTTGTTGTATACTGAAACactattttattgtaaaaattcttaaataCTTTTCTATATATCAAATATCAATAGTTGTTCATCAAGATATTTGCTTTTCAACAACACAGTATTTGATGTTTACAAGCTTAAATAGTCAGAGAAGCtgaattgtaaaaatttgattgtGTATTTATTCTATATCTTTGCTTTAAATGCTATACTATAGTTTATAGGAATGtaaatttgtaaagaaCGAAGAAATCTTATATTTGAAAGCGTATATTACAGAAATATGCGATTTAGCTACCTTAATAATGTTTCCCCAAATGTATCACAgattagaaattaaatcataacaaaactaataaatttgaaagtaaatctatataaatgatattttgaAGAATGTAGAACTGTTAGTTACCACtctattttaaaacatgattagtttttaatatataacgAATATTCGGAAAGAACGTGTCATGTTCATATAAGTTCCCTTTGTTTtattacaatattaaataagtCTGTGTGTTAAATTCTAATTAGGGGTTTGTTTATATCTATcgatttatgttttttaattatattttacctCTCATTGGTAAAAATCatttcaattaaatttcgAATCAATAATACAGTTCAACGACATTAactgaaaaataaaaataaaacataatgAGCtgtaagaaaatttaaaactttttcctaaattaatttattccatttcaatttaattttgattttacaattgtatttaattagtatttataacttaatataaatatatgtgACGGAACTcgtaaatattaaataacaAAACATTATTTTGTATGATATATGAATCGAATTACAAATTGTACTGccattttatatttatgagTCTTTTCCGACTACGTcacatatttaaaagatagTATATGTATCTATTCTGtgcgaaaaaaaaaagttatcaTGTACTATTTGTACCATCGTTAATGGCacaagtatttaaaatctcGGAGTTAACTTTAATTGTTTGATATGTAAACTTAAAATGACCAAAATCAATTctcattataattttaaaaattaaatttacgagtttatgtataaaatttggAGTGGAAGCTGGTCTATTATGAAGCGCATATAACTGAATTTAATAGGTGCAATACTTAAAGCCAATGATTTTGTTGTACTTGAAGATTAATAAACACATGTTTTATTGAAGatctgttttttttacattaagCATCAAGATACGTAAATAACGAGATATGTAAATGATATATAACGATGAGTATAGaaaatcttataaaaaaaaattagtataAGAGATCTgaataagtaaaaaaaaattttatacaagCCCCGtctaatatatttaaacacAGCTAAGGTCGTGGATTATGATCAAAAGGCTTGAATATAAACGCACTCCAAAAAGCAAtattaattcaaaaatataagaatctTGGTACATGACCGTTCGGAACCCGCTTTGGAATTTTAAAGGACcccctttaaaaaaataacaaaattgGCAAAAACAATGTTTGTTGAGGCAGATGAGGTTTTTAGTGATGTAATGTATTTATACGtggaatataaagaaaagtttattttggaAACATTTGATGCTGAATCGGCGTGCGCCTTGCTCGTTTTTGTAACTAGTAGAAATACTGCTTTTTCCTTGAGGCAATACAAGAAAATGTATAACCTGTTTCTATTATGATCTCTAATCAATGGGTAGCATATTTTGCCACATTAGCTAAGCAAATGGATGGAGCACAGTACTAAGAATTACTCCATAAATGCCGTAACCTCTGGCGATTCTGAGTCACAATGCCATATAATTTAGTTGGTTTTGGCTCATTTCTATAAGAGATATTCGATCTAGATATAAACAAAGAAGAACACTATGAGTACCTTTTACAGTTCCACTGGGCTTTCCAAATTCACAAAAATCACCGGATAAATTGTCTTCtgtcattatttaaaataaatcatcaAGTCcctttttgaattttttttccctatttttgaatttttcaaagCAGGTTTATTTTCCCCAGCGGGTTCATTTTCCCAATGCGGGTTAATTTTCCcaaagcgggttccaaATGGTCATGTACCAGAATCTTTTGCGATGtagaaattattagaaattttgatACAGCTTCActttgatattaaaattaaataaaaagtgaaaaactaattttatatacaaacATTATTGGAATGAAAACATGGTTTATTTTGTGGTATTATAAATACcacaaattatttctttttattttatcaattttccCTTTTTGGAAAATAGACCATTCGACCGGTCTATtccaaaaatcaaatatttatttcctTTTTGCCCTGACCCCCACACAAAATTATGAGACAAGACAAAGATCAATACCCTTGGAATCCACGACCAAGGAAGGGCCTCAGAGCCAGGGACCAGTATCCCATTACGGATGCCCAACGAGGCTTTAatcaattaaataaaacatataatttaatagaaCTATATTTGTCCAGAGGTAGCTCCTCTGGATTGCGTCATTTTGAATTCAAAGACGAATTAAATAGTAAGTACGAAGATAGAAATTCCATGTTCGAATACAGAGAATTCGACATGAAGATCACTGGAACAGATGTGATaagtaaagaaaaaataaaaattattaaaaaaccatCAGAAATTTCAATGGTGGAGCTACAGAAATTTGAGAATCTAGCAGAGGCCAATGGCTGGAATGATGAGCAGATGGGAAGAATATATGGGACCATGTTAGTTGGCGATCACTTTTTAAACGCCAAGTATAGTAAATCATACTTAAAATTAAGAGCGGCATTACTAGAAATTGCCTATCCTAGAAACATGAGATTTAGAATTGCACAGGAGCTCGAAGATGTTAGGCAGTGCAACCACATATATCTGGAAGATTATGTGAAGAATATTTCCCAAAAGTTAGATGCCTACAGTTTctcaaataatttaactAAGCAAGAAGCTGAGAGAAAATTTTCAgaagtattttttagagGACTAGGTAAACAAACTGAGATGGAACTTTGCAAAAATGAGGTTAATACGCGGACCACTTCAGACGTTATTGCTTATCTAAAGACTTTAGAATCAACTATTATTTCTCAAATAGGAAGACGAAACGAGAATGGATATGTACCTAATGAAACAAGCAAAATTTGCAATTCAAGAAATCCTTATTGTAGTGTGCACAAGAGCTTTTCGCACAATACAAGAGATTGTAGACTTCGGAACAATCTCAAAGATACTAAAGATAAAACGATAcattttgaagaaaaaacaaaaagaaataatatggTTATTCAGCTAGGAACAACAAATAATCAGAAAGAAGTAAAAATAGTAGGAATATTAGACTCAAATAATTACTTATTGTTAATCGATACAGGTTCACACTTGAATTTTGTGAGTGAACAAGTGGTCTACATGAATGATCATATAGCTGAACCGTGTCAGCCCTTCACTACTATATTTGGAAATGGAGATGAAAGAATGATTAACACTAAAGCTAGAATACGAATAAGGTTGTCTCCAATTATTATCATGGATATTGAAttctatattattaaaaattgccCAGTCGATTTACTACTAGGATCTGAATGGCTTAGGAAGAATAAAGCTACAATTGATTTTGCTAACCAATCACTTGTTATTAACAATGAAGAAATTCCCTTTATGGACGCGATACCAAACACGGATGAGATGTTAAATGAACGATTAAACAATTTACTTTATGTGTCTCCTTCGAaggaaatttatatttca
The Vairimorpha necatrix chromosome 6, complete sequence DNA segment above includes these coding regions:
- a CDS encoding putative SP-containing protein, encoding MIFSMFFLFTFQSTSLTSTSDLNVPSYIDDYLESAIHDRILLSNYDHILRLTYHNLKWLSHTNKIGVRYYLMSFDEISKNFIQYDDLKQIFFQSNVTSEYKKFYMDVYQRLQLGNVSLASLDEFTNNFKQPLIFPLKNIPASDILYEDVNRKILEDIKRINDLIEIYCGFIYKVRSIYFYFKTGITKQ